A genomic stretch from Bacterioplanes sanyensis includes:
- a CDS encoding extracellular solute-binding protein: MLGLLHLAPTTAQETLRIYNWSDYIAADTLADFQQQTGIRVVYDLYDSNEMLETKMLAGRSCYDLVFPSARPFAERLLKAKLYQPIDSHSLSGWQQLDGEILASLQDMDPGNQFWLPYMWGTTGLAYNRDKVAAILGDDMPGDSWRLVFDPAIASRLAGCGIALMDDALEVLVAAQAYLGMGRADYSQQALQQAAAVVAAVRPQVRYFHNSQTINDLANGDLCVAHGYSGDMLQAQSRAQEAGQGVHIEYVVPREGAVVWTDVAAIPVDAPNPKAAKQFLSYLLQPQVIADISNSVQYADANLAATALLDEQIRHHAGIYPPAATRQRLITLPLPEDKQARLMSRTWTRIKSGK; the protein is encoded by the coding sequence ATGTTGGGCCTACTTCATTTAGCCCCAACGACCGCGCAAGAAACACTGCGCATATACAACTGGTCGGACTACATTGCTGCCGACACGCTGGCCGACTTCCAGCAACAAACGGGTATTCGCGTGGTGTACGACCTGTACGATTCCAACGAAATGCTGGAAACCAAAATGCTGGCTGGTCGCAGCTGTTATGACTTGGTGTTTCCCAGTGCCCGTCCGTTTGCCGAGCGACTGCTAAAAGCCAAGCTGTATCAGCCTATTGATTCTCACAGCCTCAGCGGCTGGCAGCAACTGGACGGTGAGATCCTGGCCTCGCTGCAGGACATGGACCCAGGCAACCAGTTTTGGCTGCCCTATATGTGGGGCACCACCGGCTTGGCCTATAACCGCGATAAAGTCGCCGCCATCTTAGGCGATGATATGCCAGGTGACAGCTGGCGGCTGGTATTTGACCCAGCGATCGCCAGCCGTTTGGCTGGCTGTGGTATCGCCTTGATGGACGATGCCTTGGAAGTACTGGTCGCAGCTCAAGCATACTTGGGCATGGGCCGTGCTGATTACAGCCAACAAGCGCTGCAGCAAGCCGCCGCCGTGGTAGCAGCAGTGCGCCCGCAGGTGCGCTACTTCCACAATTCGCAAACCATTAACGATTTGGCCAATGGCGACTTATGCGTGGCGCATGGTTACTCCGGCGACATGCTGCAAGCACAAAGTCGCGCCCAAGAAGCCGGCCAGGGCGTGCACATTGAATACGTGGTGCCGCGCGAGGGCGCGGTGGTGTGGACGGACGTCGCTGCCATTCCGGTGGATGCGCCCAACCCCAAAGCCGCCAAGCAGTTTCTGAGTTATTTGCTGCAGCCGCAGGTGATCGCCGATATCAGCAACTCGGTGCAGTATGCCGATGCAAATTTGGCAGCAACGGCTTTACTGGATGAACAGATCCGGCATCATGCCGGCATTTATCCGCCGGCCGCCACTCGACAGCGTCTGATTACCTTGCCGCTGCCGGAGGATAAACAGGCACGTTTGATGTCTCGTACCTGGACCCGCATCAAAAGCGGCAAATAG
- a CDS encoding extracellular solute-binding protein: MKKLLTALTACLGMTAQAEQSLHIYNWSDYIAEDTIANFEQATGIRVTYDVYDANEVLEAKMLAGSSGYDLIFPTARPFADRLLRAQLLQPLQLEQLDQHQNLDPVILKSLSQIDPGNQHLIPYMWGSSGIAYNVDKVTAILGDDMPLDSWQLVFDPEITAKLQGCGIALMDDPIEVYVAARAYQGSATDDFSRSAITSVADTISAVRPHIRYFHSSQTINDMANGDICVAHGYSGDMLQAQDRADEADNGVRIQYIVPKEGAVVWTDVAAIPADAPNVEAAHQFLNYLMRPEVIADITNYVAYANANNAATELLDEDIRTNPGIYPPQATREKLIVLTPPNERQLRNLNRMWTRAKTSR, from the coding sequence ATGAAAAAACTGCTGACCGCTCTCACCGCCTGCCTCGGCATGACTGCCCAAGCGGAGCAAAGCCTGCACATTTATAACTGGTCGGACTACATCGCCGAAGACACCATTGCCAACTTTGAGCAAGCAACTGGGATTCGCGTGACCTATGACGTTTACGACGCCAATGAGGTGCTGGAAGCCAAGATGCTGGCAGGCAGCAGTGGTTATGATCTGATCTTTCCAACCGCACGCCCATTTGCCGACCGCCTGCTGCGCGCTCAGTTACTGCAGCCATTGCAGCTCGAGCAGCTGGATCAGCATCAAAACCTCGACCCAGTGATTCTCAAGTCGTTGAGCCAGATCGACCCCGGCAATCAACACCTGATCCCGTACATGTGGGGCAGCAGTGGCATTGCCTACAACGTCGACAAGGTGACCGCCATCTTGGGTGACGACATGCCGCTGGACAGCTGGCAGTTGGTGTTTGATCCGGAAATTACCGCCAAGCTGCAAGGCTGCGGCATCGCACTGATGGACGATCCGATTGAAGTGTACGTAGCCGCCCGTGCCTATCAAGGCAGCGCCACCGACGACTTCAGTCGCAGCGCGATTACTTCGGTCGCCGACACCATCAGCGCGGTGCGCCCGCACATCCGCTACTTCCACAGTTCGCAAACCATCAATGACATGGCCAACGGCGATATCTGTGTGGCACATGGTTATTCCGGTGATATGTTGCAAGCGCAAGACCGCGCTGATGAAGCCGATAACGGCGTGCGTATTCAATACATAGTGCCGAAAGAAGGCGCCGTGGTGTGGACCGACGTCGCTGCGATTCCTGCCGATGCGCCCAACGTCGAGGCCGCTCATCAATTCCTGAACTATTTGATGCGCCCAGAGGTGATTGCCGACATCACCAATTACGTTGCTTATGCCAACGCCAATAACGCCGCCACCGAGCTGTTGGACGAGGACATTCGCACGAATCCGGGCATCTATCCGCCACAAGCCACGCGCGAAAAGCTGATCGTATTAACGCCGCCCAATGAGCGTCAGCTGCGCAACCTCAACCGCATGTGGACACGCGCTAAAACCAGCCGCTAA
- a CDS encoding ABC transporter permease subunit, whose product MLKKHPLLVLALVAGYAFLYAPIISLVVYSFNDSRLVTVWGGFSTRWYGELMNNEPLLEAAWMSIKIAGLNASLAVVLGTLAALALVRLRKQRGHQSLGVMVTAPLVMPEIMIGLSLLLLFVAMEDVFGWPQGRGMLTILLAHVTFSMAYVTVIVQSRLAHMDRSLEEAALDLGARPLTVFFTITLPLIAPALGAGWLLAFTLSMDDLVIASFVSGPGSTTLPMVVYSSVRLGVSPQINALATIIIAVVALAVLITGISLYRKEMRQA is encoded by the coding sequence ATGCTGAAAAAACATCCACTGCTGGTATTGGCCTTAGTGGCTGGCTACGCCTTTTTGTACGCGCCCATCATCAGTCTGGTGGTGTATTCCTTTAACGACAGCCGCCTGGTCACCGTATGGGGCGGTTTTAGCACGCGCTGGTACGGTGAGCTTATGAATAATGAGCCGCTGTTAGAAGCGGCGTGGATGAGCATTAAAATCGCTGGCCTAAACGCCAGCCTGGCGGTGGTGCTAGGCACCTTGGCGGCACTGGCACTGGTGCGGCTGCGCAAACAGCGTGGCCACCAAAGCCTCGGGGTCATGGTCACAGCGCCTTTGGTGATGCCAGAAATCATGATTGGCTTGTCACTGCTGTTGCTGTTTGTGGCCATGGAAGACGTGTTCGGCTGGCCGCAAGGCCGCGGCATGCTGACCATCTTGCTGGCGCATGTGACCTTCTCCATGGCCTACGTCACCGTCATTGTGCAAAGTCGGCTGGCCCATATGGATCGCTCGTTAGAAGAAGCGGCACTGGATTTGGGTGCGCGGCCACTGACGGTGTTTTTCACCATTACCTTGCCACTCATCGCACCAGCACTGGGGGCAGGCTGGCTGCTGGCCTTTACCCTGTCGATGGACGATTTGGTGATTGCCAGCTTTGTTTCTGGCCCGGGTTCTACCACCTTGCCGATGGTGGTCTATTCCAGCGTGCGTTTGGGGGTTAGTCCGCAAATCAATGCCTTGGCAACCATTATCATTGCCGTGGTGGCGCTGGCGGTTCTTATTACCGGTATTAGCTTGTATCGCAAGGAGATGCGGCAGGCTTGA
- the hemL gene encoding glutamate-1-semialdehyde 2,1-aminomutase, translating into MSYSIAQSESLFNAAQQHIPGGVNSPVRAFKGVGGTPIFFDHAKGAHVFDVDGNRYIDYVGSWGPMILGHSAPEILDAVRERMEKGLSFGAPTGIETEMANEVCKLVPSMDMIRMTNSGTEATMSAIRLARGFTGRDKLVKFEGCYHGHADSLLVKAGSGALTLGVPTSPGVPASVAEHTITLEFNNLDSVRECFAQVGDQIAAIIVEPVAGNMNCIPPSKSFLQGLRELCDVHGTVLIFDEVMTGFRVAMGGAQAWYDITPDMTCLGKVIGGGLPVGAFGGKRAIMEHLAPLGPVYQAGTLSGNPLAMSAGLAMMKAIQKPGLYDQLNARVEQMLAGFQQAADKHGVAFTSNRAGSMFGLFFTELEQVSCFKDVAEQCDGERFNRFFHGMLEQGVYLAPSSFEAGFMSAAHSEQDINDTIAAAERVMATL; encoded by the coding sequence ATGAGCTATTCCATTGCCCAATCTGAGTCCTTGTTTAATGCCGCACAGCAGCACATTCCGGGGGGTGTGAATTCGCCCGTGCGTGCATTTAAAGGCGTGGGCGGTACCCCGATCTTCTTTGACCATGCCAAAGGCGCTCACGTATTCGACGTCGATGGCAATCGTTACATCGATTACGTTGGCTCTTGGGGGCCAATGATTCTTGGCCACAGCGCGCCAGAAATCTTGGACGCCGTGCGTGAGCGCATGGAAAAAGGCCTGAGTTTTGGCGCCCCCACCGGCATCGAAACCGAGATGGCCAACGAGGTGTGCAAACTGGTGCCATCCATGGACATGATACGCATGACCAACTCAGGCACCGAAGCCACCATGAGTGCCATTCGCCTGGCCCGTGGTTTTACCGGCCGCGACAAGCTGGTGAAATTTGAAGGCTGCTACCACGGTCATGCCGACTCACTATTGGTGAAAGCCGGCTCAGGTGCGCTGACCTTAGGCGTACCGACGTCTCCCGGCGTGCCAGCGTCCGTCGCCGAGCACACCATCACGCTGGAATTTAACAATCTCGACAGCGTGCGCGAGTGCTTTGCCCAAGTCGGCGATCAGATTGCAGCCATCATCGTTGAGCCTGTGGCGGGCAACATGAACTGCATTCCGCCGAGCAAATCTTTCCTGCAAGGGCTGCGTGAACTGTGCGACGTGCATGGCACCGTGCTGATTTTTGATGAGGTGATGACTGGCTTTCGCGTAGCAATGGGCGGCGCCCAAGCCTGGTACGACATCACTCCAGATATGACTTGCTTGGGCAAAGTCATTGGCGGCGGTCTGCCGGTCGGTGCCTTTGGCGGCAAGCGCGCCATCATGGAGCATCTGGCTCCACTGGGCCCTGTGTACCAAGCCGGTACCTTGTCAGGTAACCCTTTGGCCATGTCGGCTGGTCTGGCGATGATGAAAGCGATCCAAAAACCAGGCCTGTACGATCAGCTCAATGCCCGAGTAGAACAGATGCTGGCTGGCTTCCAGCAAGCCGCTGACAAGCACGGCGTCGCCTTTACCAGCAACCGCGCCGGTTCCATGTTTGGCCTGTTCTTTACCGAACTGGAGCAAGTGAGCTGCTTTAAAGACGTGGCCGAGCAGTGTGATGGCGAGCGCTTTAACCGCTTCTTCCACGGCATGCTGGAGCAAGGTGTTTACCTGGCACCGTCGTCATTTGAGGCAGGCTTTATGTCGGCGGCGCACAGCGAGCAGGACATCAACGACACCATCGCCGCTGCAGAGCGGGTGATGGCGACCCTGTAG
- a CDS encoding tetratricopeptide repeat protein, with product MVRLAVLTLCLLGLAACSTAPSRTTSAQAEVGAAQLPRWHSGMLAALDQGQHHPAVAALFRQAEQARQQRQWRLALTYLDQARQIQPRNAAILYRQAWVSLQLQEPQRAEQLLQRALVFSQEQQLSQRLHLLLAEALEAQGKRGAAERHRRQAAQLG from the coding sequence GTGGTTCGATTGGCTGTTTTAACACTGTGTCTGTTGGGCCTGGCGGCGTGTTCAACGGCACCATCTCGCACGACATCGGCGCAGGCTGAGGTAGGCGCGGCGCAATTGCCTCGCTGGCACAGCGGCATGTTGGCCGCGTTAGATCAAGGGCAGCATCACCCAGCGGTGGCGGCTTTGTTTCGCCAAGCCGAGCAAGCACGGCAGCAGCGCCAATGGCGCTTGGCATTAACCTACTTGGATCAGGCGCGCCAGATTCAGCCACGTAATGCGGCGATTCTGTATCGTCAGGCTTGGGTCAGCTTGCAATTGCAGGAGCCGCAGCGCGCCGAGCAGTTACTACAGCGCGCGTTGGTATTCAGTCAGGAACAACAGCTCAGCCAACGTTTGCACTTGCTGCTGGCGGAAGCCTTGGAGGCTCAAGGGAAACGCGGTGCCGCCGAACGTCATCGCCGTCAGGCAGCGCAGCTGGGTTAG
- a CDS encoding ABC transporter permease subunit: MPHQRRLLMAVPWLWLAVFFMLPFLFVAKISLTEPMLAQPPYADLIRSVEDGLVTIQINLGNYALLWEDPLYREALWGSVKVALVSTILCLLIGYPMAYGIAKAPSHWRLPLLMLIILPFWTSFLIRVYAWIGILKNNGLLNQFLLWLGVIDQPLAILHTSTAVYIGVVYSYLPFLVLPLYATLIRLDNTLLEAAADLGARPWRQFVSITLPQSLPGVLAGSMLVFIPVMGEFVIPDLLGGPDTLMIGKLMWTEFFANKDWPVASSLASVLLLVLVVPFVLMRHYEQRLAEEQG, encoded by the coding sequence ATGCCTCATCAGCGTCGACTGTTAATGGCCGTGCCTTGGCTGTGGCTGGCGGTGTTTTTTATGCTGCCGTTTTTATTCGTCGCCAAGATTTCGCTGACAGAACCGATGCTGGCGCAGCCGCCCTACGCCGATTTGATTCGCAGCGTCGAAGATGGCCTGGTAACGATTCAAATCAACCTCGGCAACTACGCCTTATTGTGGGAGGACCCGCTGTACCGTGAGGCGCTGTGGGGATCGGTCAAAGTGGCGCTGGTATCGACCATTTTATGCCTGCTGATCGGCTACCCCATGGCCTATGGCATCGCTAAGGCACCCTCTCATTGGCGTTTGCCACTGCTGATGCTGATCATTCTGCCGTTTTGGACGTCGTTTCTGATTCGTGTGTACGCCTGGATTGGCATCTTAAAAAACAACGGCTTGCTGAATCAGTTTTTACTCTGGCTTGGCGTTATCGATCAGCCGTTAGCCATTTTGCACACCAGCACCGCGGTCTATATCGGCGTGGTGTACAGCTATTTGCCATTTTTGGTGCTGCCGCTGTACGCCACCTTGATTCGCCTCGATAACACTTTGCTCGAAGCCGCGGCAGATTTAGGCGCGCGCCCCTGGCGGCAGTTTGTGAGCATTACCTTGCCACAATCTCTGCCCGGTGTATTGGCAGGTTCGATGCTGGTGTTTATTCCGGTGATGGGCGAGTTCGTTATTCCAGATCTGCTCGGCGGACCAGACACCTTAATGATCGGCAAACTGATGTGGACCGAGTTTTTCGCCAATAAAGACTGGCCGGTGGCGTCATCGCTGGCGTCTGTGTTGCTGCTGGTGTTGGTGGTGCCCTTTGTGCTGATGCGCCATTACGAGCAACGTCTGGCAGAGGAGCAAGGCTGA
- the mrcB gene encoding penicillin-binding protein 1B, protein MASRTPKSKPSSAPKKTASKRQSASAKSSRKGRKANSKAARPRVWKRWLWRLCLVFLVALAVYLVYLDAQIRERFEGNKWDLPAKVYARPFTLYPGLSVSEAQLQAELQWADYRRDKDANSPGSFDRRGDDWLIYRRAFAFWDGAEPARQLRIEMENGRVQRIWDAQGEQALVRLEPQYIGGIFPSDNEDRELVRLEDVPPELVAALIITEDQSFFQHWGISLRGIARAMMANVRAGGMVQGGSTLTQQLVKNFFLTSERTLTRKAQEALMSILLELHYDKEEILQAYLNEVYLGQAGRRAIHGFGLAARFYFGKSARELSLAESATLVGLVKGASYYNPRRHPQRAKQRRDLILGLMADNGIISDQQRRQAQAQPLLTSSPRRAGQREYPAFLELAKQQLQRDYRLQDLQSDGLNIFTTLDPWIQHAVERAAEEELQRLERRFPEHDGQLETAAVVTSVDGGEIRALLGSRKAEFFGFNRALDARRPMGSLVKPAVFLAALNSGRYHWASPISDRPVVVTGPGGQRWEPKNYDLQSHGDVTLEAALHRSLNQATARLGMTVGLEAVASTLQRLGFEGDIPPYPSMLLGAVEGSPVEVASFYQTMASQGFYTPLRTIAAVTTSQGQTLSSYAIEGEQRYAASSMQWLRYGLEQVVESGTARRLQQRIPVPLAAKTGTSDEQRDAWFAGFDNRHLGVFWVGRDDNKPMPVSGSSGALPLWLNAFERIGVEGLTPAQALAWYPVLPDGTLLPQGCKDRRASEYPFTDQALSNFQPDVAACASGQQQQEEKSWFDWLF, encoded by the coding sequence ATGGCCTCTCGCACTCCCAAGAGCAAACCCAGCAGCGCACCCAAAAAGACCGCCAGCAAACGCCAATCTGCCTCGGCCAAGTCCAGCCGCAAAGGGCGCAAAGCCAACAGCAAAGCGGCTCGTCCGAGAGTTTGGAAACGCTGGCTGTGGCGCTTGTGTTTGGTGTTTTTGGTCGCCCTGGCGGTGTATCTGGTGTACCTCGATGCGCAGATTCGTGAGCGCTTTGAAGGCAATAAGTGGGATTTGCCTGCCAAGGTGTATGCGCGCCCATTTACCCTTTATCCGGGCCTGAGCGTGTCCGAGGCTCAGTTGCAGGCGGAGCTGCAGTGGGCCGACTACCGCCGCGACAAAGACGCCAACAGCCCGGGCAGTTTTGATCGCCGTGGTGACGATTGGCTGATCTATCGCCGTGCGTTTGCGTTTTGGGACGGGGCAGAGCCTGCCCGCCAGCTGCGCATCGAAATGGAAAATGGCCGAGTTCAGCGCATTTGGGACGCCCAAGGCGAGCAAGCGTTGGTGCGACTGGAGCCTCAGTACATTGGCGGCATTTTTCCATCGGATAACGAAGACCGCGAACTGGTGCGCTTAGAGGATGTACCGCCAGAGCTGGTGGCGGCACTGATCATCACTGAAGACCAAAGTTTTTTTCAACACTGGGGCATTTCTCTGCGTGGCATCGCCCGCGCCATGATGGCCAACGTGCGCGCCGGTGGCATGGTGCAAGGCGGCTCGACGTTGACGCAGCAACTGGTGAAAAACTTCTTTCTAACCTCGGAGCGCACGCTAACGCGCAAAGCGCAAGAAGCGCTGATGTCGATATTGCTGGAGCTGCACTACGACAAAGAAGAGATCCTGCAGGCCTACCTGAACGAAGTTTATTTGGGCCAGGCCGGACGGCGCGCCATTCATGGTTTTGGTTTGGCTGCGCGATTCTATTTTGGTAAGTCGGCGCGCGAGTTGTCGCTGGCGGAGTCGGCTACCTTAGTGGGGCTGGTCAAAGGCGCTTCCTATTACAACCCGCGTCGCCACCCACAACGTGCCAAGCAGCGACGTGATCTGATTTTGGGGCTGATGGCTGATAACGGCATCATTTCCGACCAACAACGCCGCCAGGCTCAGGCGCAGCCGTTGCTGACATCATCGCCGCGTCGCGCGGGGCAGCGAGAATATCCGGCTTTCTTGGAGCTAGCGAAGCAGCAATTACAGCGCGACTATCGCTTGCAGGATTTGCAAAGCGACGGCTTGAACATCTTCACCACCCTGGACCCATGGATTCAGCACGCCGTTGAGCGCGCCGCCGAGGAAGAGCTACAGCGTCTGGAGCGACGCTTCCCAGAGCATGATGGCCAGCTCGAGACGGCGGCGGTAGTGACCAGCGTCGATGGTGGCGAGATTCGGGCGTTGTTGGGCTCACGCAAAGCCGAATTTTTTGGCTTTAACCGGGCGCTGGATGCGCGCCGGCCTATGGGCTCTTTGGTGAAACCGGCGGTGTTCCTCGCGGCGTTAAACAGTGGACGTTATCACTGGGCTTCGCCCATCAGTGACCGCCCTGTGGTGGTGACAGGCCCAGGTGGCCAGCGCTGGGAGCCAAAAAACTATGACCTGCAAAGTCACGGTGACGTGACACTAGAAGCCGCACTGCATCGCTCGCTCAATCAGGCAACGGCGCGTTTAGGTATGACGGTCGGTTTGGAAGCGGTGGCGAGCACCCTACAACGGTTAGGGTTTGAAGGTGACATTCCGCCGTATCCATCCATGTTACTGGGGGCCGTAGAAGGCAGTCCGGTCGAGGTGGCCAGTTTTTATCAGACCATGGCATCGCAAGGGTTTTACACGCCGCTGCGCACCATTGCGGCGGTGACCACCAGTCAGGGCCAGACCTTGTCGTCTTATGCCATTGAAGGCGAACAGCGCTACGCCGCCAGCAGCATGCAATGGCTGCGCTACGGCTTGGAGCAGGTGGTCGAGTCGGGCACCGCTCGGCGTCTACAGCAACGTATTCCAGTGCCGCTTGCGGCCAAAACCGGCACCAGTGATGAGCAACGTGATGCCTGGTTCGCCGGTTTCGACAATCGCCACCTGGGGGTGTTTTGGGTTGGGCGAGATGACAACAAACCCATGCCGGTGTCTGGCAGCAGCGGTGCCTTGCCGTTATGGTTGAATGCCTTTGAACGCATCGGTGTCGAGGGCTTAACTCCCGCGCAGGCGCTGGCATGGTATCCGGTGTTGCCGGATGGCACCTTACTGCCGCAGGGGTGTAAGGATCGCCGCGCCAGTGAATACCCCTTTACCGATCAAGCGCTGAGTAACTTCCAGCCGGATGTCGCGGCGTGTGCATCCGGACAGCAGCAACAAGAGGAAAAATCGTGGTTCGATTGGCTGTTTTAA
- a CDS encoding ABC transporter ATP-binding protein, whose amino-acid sequence MASMSPSPADNLWAASDEEPIVRIEGVTKTFGATYAVDDVSLTIQRGEFFSLLGSSGCGKTTLLRMLGGFETPDSGRIYIDGQDVTDLPPYLRPVNMMFQNYALFPHMTVAQNIAYGLKQDRMPKPVIAERVAEVMALVQISQLAERKPQQLSGGQRQRVALARALAKHPKILLLDEPLGALDKKLREQTQFELVNIQERLGITFVVVTHDQEEAMTMSSRIALMHDGRIEQMDTPRRMYEFPATRYAANFIGLVNLFSGYVTEHEDDLVTLHSDEAGCDLQVHHSQPLASGMEVTVAVRPEKIRVYEQHRDLPNRIHGVIEEIAYLGDVSIYHVKLASGKTIQFTQSNVQALAEQPLTWGQEVALGWSADSCGVLTL is encoded by the coding sequence ATGGCCTCGATGTCACCCAGCCCGGCAGACAACTTATGGGCCGCCAGCGATGAAGAACCCATTGTTCGCATCGAAGGCGTTACCAAAACCTTTGGCGCGACCTACGCCGTCGACGATGTCAGCCTGACCATTCAGCGCGGCGAGTTCTTCTCCCTGCTGGGCTCTTCAGGCTGCGGCAAAACCACCTTGCTGCGCATGTTAGGTGGGTTCGAAACGCCCGATAGCGGCCGCATTTACATCGATGGCCAAGACGTTACCGACCTGCCGCCCTACCTGCGCCCGGTCAATATGATGTTTCAGAACTACGCACTGTTTCCGCACATGACGGTGGCGCAGAACATTGCTTATGGCCTTAAACAAGACCGCATGCCCAAACCGGTAATTGCCGAGCGGGTCGCCGAGGTCATGGCCCTGGTGCAAATCAGTCAGCTGGCCGAGCGCAAGCCGCAGCAGCTTTCTGGCGGCCAGCGTCAGCGCGTCGCCCTCGCCCGCGCCCTCGCCAAGCACCCGAAAATTCTGTTGCTGGATGAGCCTCTGGGCGCGCTGGATAAAAAACTGCGCGAGCAAACCCAATTTGAGCTGGTGAACATTCAAGAGCGCCTAGGCATTACCTTTGTGGTCGTCACCCACGACCAGGAAGAAGCCATGACCATGTCGTCGCGCATTGCCTTAATGCACGACGGTCGCATCGAGCAAATGGACACACCAAGGCGCATGTACGAATTCCCGGCAACGCGCTACGCCGCCAACTTTATTGGCCTGGTGAATTTATTTAGCGGCTATGTCACTGAGCACGAAGACGATCTGGTCACGCTGCACAGCGACGAAGCGGGCTGCGATTTACAGGTACACCACAGTCAACCCTTGGCCAGCGGCATGGAAGTGACCGTCGCCGTGCGCCCCGAGAAGATTCGCGTGTATGAGCAACACCGCGACCTGCCCAACCGCATCCATGGCGTGATTGAAGAAATTGCCTACTTGGGTGACGTCTCCATTTATCACGTGAAATTGGCGAGCGGTAAAACCATTCAGTTCACCCAGTCCAATGTGCAAGCACTGGCCGAGCAGCCGCTGACTTGGGGCCAGGAAGTAGCCCTTGGCTGGAGCGCCGACAGCTGCGGGGTATTAACCCTATGA
- the hemJ gene encoding protoporphyrinogen oxidase HemJ, giving the protein MLWVKAFHIVAVVTWFAAIFYLPRLFVYHASAEDEVSRERFKIMERKLYRGIMWPSMVAVIALGLWLISFSPSYYMAAGWMHAKLTLVATMVGYHLYCGHVRKVFLHDQNLRSHVFYRWFNEVPVFILIAIVILVVVKPF; this is encoded by the coding sequence ATGCTGTGGGTTAAAGCCTTTCATATCGTCGCCGTGGTGACCTGGTTCGCTGCGATCTTTTATCTGCCGCGTTTATTCGTTTACCACGCCAGCGCTGAGGATGAAGTCTCGCGTGAGCGCTTCAAAATCATGGAGCGCAAACTCTATCGCGGCATTATGTGGCCATCCATGGTGGCAGTCATCGCGCTAGGGCTGTGGCTAATCAGCTTTAGCCCCAGTTATTACATGGCCGCCGGCTGGATGCACGCCAAGCTGACCTTGGTGGCAACCATGGTGGGCTACCACCTGTATTGCGGCCATGTGCGCAAAGTATTTCTGCACGACCAAAACCTGCGTTCACACGTGTTTTATCGCTGGTTTAACGAAGTGCCCGTTTTCATTCTGATCGCCATTGTCATTCTGGTGGTCGTCAAACCCTTCTGA